The following is a genomic window from Globicephala melas chromosome 6, mGloMel1.2, whole genome shotgun sequence.
GGCATCTGGGTCCcagcctggggaggtggggtgccCGCTGGGTCCAGCAGCTCCCGGGGAGGGCCCCGAGCTTCCCATTCAGATTCCTGAGAGCCAGGCTCTGCACCGCTTTGGCCCCCATCCCGGGCGCCCCACGCTGGGCTCAGAGGCCTGCCGTGTCTCTCCTGCAGCCTCACCCCAGCTGCACTCCACCGCCGGTGGAGGAGAGAATGCTCCGTCCCAGGACGGGAGCATGACGTTTCCTTGCCcgatggggcagggctggggcatcCTCGCGGCAGGAACACGGCGCAGAGCCTGGGCCTGCCAGCCTCCACGCTGCTGCACAGTCCCTGAGGCCAAGGTGGGGGGCCCTGCAGTCACAAcccagagggagggcagggggcagggcaggccAGCCTGGCAGGGTGGGGCACCCACACGCTGGTCCTGGGGACTGGGGGATAGTGGGGGAGGGCGTGGGCAGTCCCCAAagagcccctcctccccactggcAGCGGAGTGCGTGGGTCCCGGGCTCCATCGGATAGCGGGAAGGACCTGTACTTGACCCGTGGGCCCGTCCTGAGTCACCGCCTCCTGCCCTTGGCCTGGGGCAGCCTGTCCTCAACAGGAGCCCCAGCCAGGCCACTGGGAGAGCCCAAGGCCCAGGGCTTCAGGCCCTGGCTCTGTCCCAGGCCCCCTCTCCTCTGGGAAGGGCCTGGCCCTCGCTGGGGCCCTTCCTCCCCCGGGAGTGTCTCCCGTTGCCAGCTGGACGGCCGCCAAGGCCTCTCCAGGTCAGCTGCAGGCCCTgggcggggaaggggcgggggtCTGGGCAGCTGAGCCCCCATGCCTTGACCTCCCCGGGCCTGGCCAGTTAGCACAACTCACCTGCTTCCAGACTCTGGCCACAGCGAGAGGAGTTGCAGACAACAAGCTGGTTTTCCTGGAACTTCCCAAAGGACCCGTCATGCTCCAACAGAAGCTGGGGCGGCAGCTCCCCCAAGACCtggcctccacctcccaccctgcaGGCCCCAACGACCCCGCTGACCCCACCCTGATCCTAACCCCCCTGAGATCATGCCTAAAACCTGCCCCTCTGCACTCCTCCCGGGCTGGGGGCGCTCTGCCCCCCTCAGGTGCTGCCCTCCCACTGGGTGCTCTGGGGAGATCTTGAGGGGCAGCAGTCGGCCCCTCCACAAGTACGCCCACCCCCGCGACCACCTGGCCTTCCCGGGTCAGCACAGGCGCCTGCAGCAGCGGAGGCCAGGCggggtccccaccccaccccaggcctgagtgGTGCCCTAAGCCCAGGGATCCCACCTCCAGGCCCTGTTCATCTCCCTGGTGTGGGGCCAGCAGAGCAGGGCAGTGCTGGGTGAGCGCAGGCAGCGTGGGATGACCCCCCGAAGGCCCCCCACGTGCTGGGGGAGCTGGAGGTCCCCTCTGCAGTGAGGGAAGTCTGGCCCCGTCCCCACATTCAGGGGCCTGGCCCGCCTGTCCACTGGAGCTCCTGTGTGGACAGGTGCCCAGCAAGAAGGGccaagcaggggcttccctggtggcgcagtggctgagggtccgcctgccgatgcaggggacacaggttcgtgccccggtccgggaagatcccacatgctgtggagcggctgggcccgtgagccatggccgctgagcctgcgcatccggagcctgtgctccacaacaggagaggccacaacagtgagaggctcgcgtaccgaaaaaaaaaaaaaaaagaagggccaggcacagggagttccctggtggcctagtggttaagattcaggaccttcactgccgtggcccaggttcaatccctggactgGGAactcccgcaagccacgtggcaagaaaaaaaaaagagagagagagagaagggctaAGCACAGAGCACCTGGTGGTCCCATGACAGGGCCAGCGATGCACCTGCTGTGGGACCACAGCGCCAGGGGCCTCGGACACGGCAGCCTCACGTCCGGGCGAGGCCAGTGTGCTCCAGGTCAGTGCTCCTTGGGCGTGAGCGGCCCTTCCACGTTCCCCGACTAAGACTGCCAGTTAGAGGGTAGTTTCCATAGAGTTTTcaaggtttttctttcttctaagaTATTAAAAACCACCTCTCATAATTAAAAGGCCCAaacaaattataattaataaatacctTTACATAAAAACGATTcatctggggcttctctggtggcgcagtggttaagaatccgcctgacaatgcaggcgacacgggtttgagccctggtccgggaagatcccacatgccgcagagcaactgagcccgtgtgccacaactactgagcctgcgctctagagcctgtgagccacaactactgagcccgcgagccacaactactgaagcccgcgtgcctagagcccgtgctctgcaacaagagaagccaccgcaatgagaagcccacacataaCAAgtaagagtagtccccactcgccacaactagagaaagcccgcgcgcagcaacaaagacccaacgccgccaaaaataaaaacaaataaataaatacatttaaaacaaaaacgaTTCATCTAGAGCTACAATTGTTTCACccagtttttgaaaatttaattagaGCTTGTTAAACATTTTAGCAAAAGCAAAATGCATTGCGACGGTAGCCCTCCGTTCCCCACCGCCCCCTCCCATGGAAGGAGCCAGCCGCGGGTGGGGCTGGCCTGCTCTGTGGCCTCGGCCCTTTGATCCCTTGAGAGGTCCTGGCGTGGTCCCTGGGATGCTCAGCTCTGCTGGAAGGACCCTTTCTTCCCCAGAAGCTCTGAGAGGGGCCTCTAAGGAGCCTGGCCTGCCCACACCCCAGAGCAGAGGCCCTCCTTTCTGTCTGGGGGACGCGGGGCCAGGCATACAGTGGTCTCTCTGGGGCCCGGCCAGCTCTGCGCTGCAGCCCATGTGACACAGGTGCCCGTGTGGCCTCCAGCTCTGCTCTGCGGGGTCTTTGTCTTCCCTTCTTCCCACCAGCCCTGTCTGCCCTTCTGGGAGGCCGGCGCCGAGGGACACCAGGTGGGCACGGCCCAGACTGGGGTGTCGGGCACAGTCCCTGCCCGCTGTGGACACACCAAGCCCTCCAGGGCTGCGGGCTCCTGCCAGCAACCgccaccccaggcctcctggtCCGGACTGGGCCAGCGGGTGCGGAGGGCAGGTGggcatgcagaggtggggccagggGCCTCTGACCCTGCTCTCCAGGGACCAGGCGGCGGTCCCTCCCGTTCTGTGGCCTACAGCTCACCCACGGAGGCCTGGTCCTCCCCGCAGCCCAGGGAAAGAGGCTGCTGGGGGGCATGaaatggggctggggtgggggtccaGCTCCCAGGTGCCCCCTCAGCCTCGCCATTGTCAGGGAACGGTGAGCACTGGACCTCAAGCTCCCAGGGTCAGGAACCTGCCACCTGTGTGCCCAGAGGCTGGCATGCAGTGGGCGTTTCAGGAATGCTCATCAGATAGACCCTAAGGCTCCCCAAACAGGGCGACTTGGGCCCTTCTCCCAGGCCCGGCTTTGGCCAAGCCAATGACCAGCTCCCCGACTCTCCAGCCCCGGTCCGGCCCAAGCCGGGGGCTGCCGTTTGCCCGGAAGCTCTCCCCAGGTTCTCTTGAGGGAGGCTGCCCCTTCTCCTGATTAGGGGGGGCACAGTGGGAGGGGGACAGGCAAGCACACAGTGGTCTGGCCGGGCAGTGTGTGTACCAGGCACAGGCGTCCACAACGTCCCGGAGACAGCGCTGACTGGCCGTGGCTGTCGCCCagcaggggcgggggcgggggcggggtgagggagggagcggGGCGGGAGTCCTGGGACCCAACAGGGCACTGGGTGGGTGGGCGTGCGTGGGGGGCAGCACCCTCCCACGTCCCCAGCGCTGTGGGAATTGGCTGATGTTGTCAGCTGTTTAACAGGACGGGTCCGGACAGGCGAGCTCTCGTGGGCAGGGGCCGGAGCTGAGCCCACGTGGACCCTGGCACCGCAGGCGAGAGCACTTCCCTCCCTACGGCCCCCGGCAGCTGTCCCTGCCGGTGGGAGCCCCGGGCAGACCCTGGCTGGAGGGACGGAAGGACAGCTGGATCCCAGAGTGACTTGCTCTGTACTCGCGCCCTTTGGTCTCTGTTTCTCGGGCATCACATGGCCGCAACCGCGGATTTTCTCTTTGGCGTTTCTTCCACTGTCGCGGACCCTTGGTGAGGGATGGGCGGGTTGGCCAGGACATTGGTGTGTGGAAGGGACGCGCAGTCTACGGGggggttgggggtgtgtgtggaccTGTCCCAGCACTCGACCCCCTCCCAACAGTCCACAGTCACTCGGAGGGGCCCCTCCAGGCAGCGGTTGGGGGGGCGAGGACATCGTTTCCAGTCCCCGCctgcctctccctgggcctcGGAGCTCCCACGTCCCAGAAAGGTCTTCTCTACAGGCCGGAGGTCATCTTGTGGGCCCTCATGGCTGGTGACCTCGGGCTGACACTGGGTGTGGGCTCCTGGGGGCAACCCAGTCTGTCCAGGGGTCCCTCCCTCTGCACCTAGAGCCCCCGTGCTCACCCCAGTACTGGCAGGCCTGCTTCCCCCAGGTTGGGGTACAGATCCCCCCACctctctttgtgcttcctggccGCTCACCCACATGATCTCCCCTCGGGGGCACCTGATGCCCGATGCCAGGAGTGGACTCAGCGCCGGGGGGGTCGGTCCCAATCGCGGGCCAGTCTTGTGCCCTGTCTGGCCCTGCCAGCCCCCGTGGTGGCTGTGAGGGGCAGCTCAGCCTCACATCCTCCTAAGACAGATGCCAGCTCACCCCAGGCCCAGGCACGACCCAGGAAATGGAACGGAGCCTCCCTGCCCGCCCCCTTGAAACTGCCTACCCTCCCCAAGGGCCTTTCCTGCCTTGGCCACAGGGCCCCCTGGGACTCTGGGCCCCTGCCTCCCAGGAGGGCGCTCAGTGGTCAGCAGGTGACAAAAAGGACCTGAGGGGCGGGTTCCGCATCCCTCTAGAAAAGACCGACACGTCTGGACAAGGCGAGTTCAGGTCCTGGGCCCACCCGGGGCAGCCCAGCGAGGCCAGCAGGGCAGGCGTGCACAGAGTCAGGGGGCAGGAAAGACAAGGACAACCACAGCGCGATGGCCAGAGGAGGGGACACTGGGGACAGGGAGTCTGGGCACTCTAGGCCTTGAGGAGGagccactccccacccctacctcccTGGGGAGGGCTCTTCACCAGGAGACAAGCCGATGCCCTCCTGGCCCACCCGGGAAGCGGCCCCACGTGTCCGTGAGATGACAGGTGGGCAGAGACCCCGGCCGGGTCCAGCTGGAAAGGAAGAATCCAGGAGCTGAGACTGACAGCGTTTAATGAAGGCAGCGCCCCGAGCTCCTGGCGGCGAGGCGCAGCTTCAGGAGCGGACGGGAGAGAGCCCCCCACTCAGCAAGGGGGTGGCGAGAGCCGCACCTCCAGGGCCCTGGCTGCTTGCTTGGTGCAGGGCTGCCGCCGGCCTCACCTCCTCACTTCTGCAGCACAGACGAGACCCATCCAGGAGGGAGCCGCGCGCTGCCAGTCCCCTGCCACACCGCCCCACCGGCGCTGCCCACTCACCATCCAGGACGTGAAACTGGTCCGCGGCCTCGCAGAAACctgggggccggggctggggtcAGGGGTGGCGGGGCCGGGGCGCGGGGGAGGGCGAGGTGGACCGCGGGAGACGCAGGGACACTCACCATACTTGGGGAAGAACAGGATGTGGTCCTCGGTCAGGTTGGCACCCTGGACCCGCTGCTCAAACACACTCAGGAATGATTCGCTCACAGGGAGCGAGCGGGCTGTGTGCGGGACACACGGGGCTCCTGGGCGCCCGCTGGGTGGGTGCGGGCTGGGCGGGCAGGGCGCTCTGGGAGCTGGGCTGTGTGCCGGGGGCTGTGATctgacccctgccccccacccccggtctcCTCTCTGCCCCCACATCTGGGCCTAACGGCAAGggcaggggaaagggaggggagcgTCCATGTGCCCATCCGGGCCCACCCAGACGGCCCTGCGGGCGTGCAGACCCGGTCCCGTGGGGACGTACCGTACAGCTTCACCGACAGCTGCCGCGCCCGCTCCAGGTACAGGATGGCGAAGCCCTGGTAGTCCGTCTCCCCAACGACCACGTCCACCGGCCCTCGGGCGCCTCGGGCTGGGCAGAGCCAGGTCAGGGTCAGCCTCACCCCCAGCCCTGAACCCTTGTCCCCATGGCCCGCACCTCACCTTGGAGCAGAAAGCGACCTGGGAGCCCCGTGTCACCGTAGAGCTGCCGCACCTGCCAGCAGATCCCATCcctgcggggtgggggtgggaggaggcacAGCAGGCTTGGGGACCCCAAACTGGGTGGGGCCTGCCGGGACCCTGGTCGCAGGGCCGCAGGCCACAGCAGGGGTAGAGTTGGGGGCCGGGGTGGGAGTCGGGAggctgggtgggggcggggctccGTGCCGGGACTCACAGCTTCCGCAAGGTGCTGACAGCCATGGCGGCACCCTGAGGAGTCACGTGCAGTGTGCTGGCCTCAGCCCGGTGGCCCTGCTCCTGCAGGGAGCGGCACGCAGAGGCCACGGCCACAAGGAACCAGGTCCCTGAAAACTGGAATAGGCCCCGTGAGGGCACGCGGGGACGGGGGCTGCAAAGCTGGGCGCGCGCCGCTCCGGCTCCCCCAAGCCTACCCGCTGCGCGTCGAAGTTGGCCTTGGGCTGGATGGTGCTGATGGGGGACGGGGGCCGAGGGGGTCTCTGAACCCTCTGACCCAAGGAGCCGACGGCCAGGAGCAGAGTCAGGAGGGATGCCGTCCTGGGGGGCAGCATGGCGACAGCAGCGACGGTGACAGGCCTGGGGGAGGCGCAGGGCAGGATGGTCAAGTCCCGGGTCGGAGTCCACTGCCTACTGCTGCCCAGCCGTCCGGCCCGGGAAGTCTGTGTGCATCCCCCACACCCCCGGCCCTGGGCCAAGCAAAcggaccgccccccaccccggccctgcccctgccccggcCTCCTCACGAACTCAGCCTCACCCTGCACATCTGACCTCGGCCCTGCACTTCCCGGCAGGGCCCTGTCGCCATGTCCTGTGTACAAAGTCCGAGTTGACCTCTGGCTTCTTGCCCACAAGCCCCCACGTGACTTCCAGTGTGGCTGGTGCTCATCCCTTTGCACATTCATCTCCCTTAAACCGCCAACAGCTCCTTGAAGTACGGACTAGTCTCATCCCCACAGCGAAGAACACTTGTGCCCGACACTGGGAAGCGCCGGAGCCTAGTCTCGAACCGGAGATCTCGAGCCTCGCCCGCAGCCCCGCCCACGACCCACGGCGCTCGGCCGCCGCCCCTCCAGGCCGCCAGGGGCGCTGTTTCTGGAGAGACCGAGCAAACACAGGCGCACAAAGAGGCACCGCCCGGGCCGCGGGGCCTGAAGCGCAGGCGCAGTAACAGCCAACGCGGGCTGCTGGGCTCGGCCCTCAACGGCCATCGATGCGTCGGGGCTCGTGACGTTGGCCTGGCGGGCTCGGTCATAGAGACGCGACGGCCGGAGCGGCGACGGAGGGCGGAAGCGGGTCTGCGGGCAGAGGCCTGGCGCCGGGGCGGGGGCAGCGCAGCCGGGCGGAGGCGGCCGCGGTGAGTGGGGCCGGCCCGGGGAGCGTCGACACCAGCCATGTCCGAACCCCGGCCCGGACCCCAGCGCCCTGGCCCCGGGGAGCGTCGTCACCCCGCCCCGATCCCCGGCCCGGCCCCCCGGCCCCCGTCCCCAGCTCACCCGGCAGTGGCCGCACTGGCCCGTCGCCCACCTGGCAGGGCTCTCCTAGGCcagagggcagaggccagggccGGCTGGCGTCCCTGGCGGCGTCTGGGGCAGGCGGGCTGGCCCTCGTCCCGCCGCTCCAGGTCTCTCCCGAGAAGGATCTCTGTCCCATGTTGACAGCTCCGAAGCCTGGGGCAGCAAGGTCAGAGAGGCAGGGTGCACAGGGGCCACCGACCCTTCGTTTCTCGGCCTCAGAGCGGTCACCAGCCCTGCCAGCCAGACGACTCCCTGGGATCCTGTGGGGGGCGGTCAGAGGGACCCGCCCAGGGCCCCACTCAGGACAGAAGGCCTGTCCCGAGGAGGGGGCTTTTGGGGTGAGGGTGGGTCTGGGGTCTCAGGGCCCGCCGCCAGCTCCGCCTCAGGCTGGCCCAGGCCTGGAAGCTGCCTGTTCCGGGGATGACTTGGACTTTCCGGGGACCCTCAGGAGTGCGGGGTCCAAGCAGCGTGGCCGTCCGGGAGGCTTGATGAAGCTCTTGGATCCTCGGCCGCGGGGGTTCTCCGCACAGGCTTAGCCCCTGGAATTCCCAGCGGGGCAGTCGGCGGGCTGCCTCAGCTCAGCCGCAGGCCCCTGCGCCTCTCCTTGGGCCTGGGGGCTGGTGTCCTCCCTGGTCCAGCTGGCGGCTAAGGGGACCGTGCATGGGTTTCAGGGCCGCCTGGGCAGAATGTCACGATGGACGAGGGGGGCCTACCCCTGCTCCCCGACAGCCTCGTTTACCAGATCTTCCTGAACTTGGGCCCGGCCGACGTGCTGGCCGCGGGGCTGGTGTGCCACCAGTGGCAGGCCGTGTCCCGGGATGAGTTCCTGTGGAGGGAGCAGTTCTACCGCTATTACCAGGTGGCCCGCAACGTGCCCCGACACCCAGGTCAGCACCTGCACTCCGCCCTGAAGCCCACTGGTGCTCGTGCTGCTCGAGGACAGCCAGGCTGTGCCTCAAAACacagggcctgggagggaggccgaagggtgggcagggctggcccctGGCTGTCAGGGGCCTGGCTCTGAGGCGTGGGGCCCCAGTGTGACACGCCCGTACACACACAGCGGCCACATCCTGGTACGAGGAGTTTCGGCGGCTCTATGACACAGTGCCCTGCGTGGAGGTGCAGACTCTCGAGGAGCACACCGACCAGGTCCTGCACCTTAGTTTCTCCCACTCAGGCTACCAGTTTGCTTCCTGCTCCAAGGACTGCACCGTGAAGGTGAGGGCGGCTAACCCTGTAGGGAGAGAGGACCAGGCCACGAGTGACAGCTGGCCCGTTTGCTGCATCTGCACGGGGAGGCCCGGGACCTGGACCACTGGCCTGGATCACCcgggctgggaggctggggctgggcgGCCCTAACTGCCTACAGAGAAAAGAGGGTCCTGCTCGCAGCTGCTCCAGAGCCGGCCCCAAGCTCCACGTACTCACATCCCTCTGGCGGTCTGACAGCCAAAGATAAGGGGCCCCCACCAAATGGCGGTTTCCAAGCACTGGCTCAGCGAGCCGACCAGGAGAGGGGCCCCGTGCAGGGCGGGATCACGAGGTGCGCCTGCTCGGCTCCCCATGCAGATCTGGAACAATGACCTGACCATCTCGCTGCTGCACAGCGCAGACATGCGGCCCTACAACTGGAGCTACACCCAGTTCTCCCAGTTCAACCAGGACGATTCTCTGCTGCTGGCGTCCGGGGTGTTCCTGGGGCCCCACAACTCCTCCTCGGGCGAGATCGCCGTCATCAGCCTAGGTGAGAGTGGGCCGAGGGTGGGCGGCCCTCACACCGGTGCTGTCCCACCCAGGCCCCTgctccatctccatctctgccCTGACAACCCCGCCCCTAATGCCCAGCTCCGCCCCCTGCCTGGACAGCCCCCCCatccctccagcccccagccccgcctccccccccccccccccccccgcctcgcCCCATCCTGCTGCTCCCCGCAGACACCTTCGCCTTGCTGTCCCGCGTGCGCAACAAGCCCTACGACGTGTTCGGTTGCTGGCTCACGGACACCAGCCTGATCTCGGGAAACCTGCACCGCATCGGGGACATCACGTCGTGCTCTGTGCTCTGGCTTAACAACGCCTTCCAGGTGCGCGCGGGGGGGCCCTGCGGCCGGCGGCGGCCCCCAGCAGCCCGTGCCCACCCCTGCGCTCCTGCCCCCAGGACGTGGAGTCGGAGAACGTGAACGTGGTGAAGCGGCTTTTCAAGATCCAGAACCTGAACGCTAGCACCATCCGCACCGTCATGGTGGCCGACTGCAGCCGCTTCGACAGCCCGGAGCTCCTGCTGGACGCCGGCGCCCCTGGCGCAGGCCCCGGCTGTGTCTTTGACCTGAGCAGCGACAGCGAGGACCAGGCAGTCAACCCGGGCCCGGCCCGCGCCAAGGGCTTGCGGCGCGTCCTGGAGGGCCGGGCCCAGCCCCAGCCGTCAGAGTGCGCGCTGGAGACCAAGGCGGCCGAGCTGCTGGCCCAGAGCCACACCAAGCCCCCCGAGCGCAGCACGGCCGCCGCCGGCAACAAACTCCTCATCTTCACCACAGGCTGCTTCACCTACTCGCCGCACCAGATCGGTGAGGGGCCCGGGCGAGGCTtcccggggtggggcggggcccgTCTGTGCGCAGAGTCCCTTCCTCTCTTTGCCCTGGGGGTGAGCGCTTGTGCAGCCCCCCGGGGCGCACCTTCGGATCCAGGGGCACAGGGCCGGTGGCGCCGCGGGCGTCTGGGCGCTCCCAGGCACTGAGGCGCTGCCCACTCGGCCTCCACAGGCATCAAGCAGATCTTGCCGCACCAGATGACCACGGCGGGGCCCGTGCTGGGCGAGGGCCGGGGCTCCGACGCCTTCTTCGACGCGCTCGACCACGTCATCGACGTGCACGGACACATCATCGGCATGGGCCTGTCCCCCGACAACAGGTGGGCGTCTGTTGGCAGCCTGGGTGGGGGCGTCCGCAGGCCCTTACTGAGCAGCGCGCCCGTGCAGGTACCTGTACGTAAACAGCCGCGCCTGGCCCCGCGGCTCGGTGGTGGCCGACCCCATGCAGCCGCCGCCGATCGCGGAGGAGATCGACCTGCTGGTGTTCGACCTCAAGACCATGCGGGAGGTGAAGCGGGCCCTGCGCGCCCACCGCGCCTACACGCCCAACGACGAGTGCTTCTTCATCTTCTTGGACGTCAGCAGGGACTTCGTGGCCAGGTCCGGGGGCGGAGCCGGGTGGGGAGGGGCCCCAGTGGGCGGTCGGGGGCTCATCCCAGGCGCTCTCGCAGTGGGGCAGAGGATCGGCACGGCTACATCTGGGACCGCCACTACAACATCTGCCTGGCCAAGCTGCGGCACCAGGACGTGGTCAACTCGGTGGTCTTCAGCCCCCAGGAGCAGGAGCTCCTGCTGACGGCCAGCGACGACGCCACCATCAAAGCCTGGCGCTCGCCACGCACGGTGCGTGTCCACCAGGCCCCGCGCCCGCGCCCACGCCCCTTCTTCTCCTGGTTCGCCAGCCAGAGGCGCTGAGGGGCGCTGGGACCCACCGAGGAGGCCACGGAGGCCCATGGCCCTTTTTCGGGGGTTGAGCTGCTGCCCAGAGCGCGCGGGGGCAGAGAAGCTTGCTGCAGAAATGCCTTAGGAGGGGGGCCCCGCGAGGCCACGGCGGGGGACGGCCTAGCCCCCACCACGCTCGTGCACGCAC
Proteins encoded in this region:
- the C8G gene encoding complement component C8 gamma chain isoform X1; this encodes MLPPRTASLLTLLLAVGSLGQRVQRPPRPPSPISTIQPKANFDAQRFSGTWFLVAVASACRSLQEQGHRAEASTLHVTPQGAAMAVSTLRKLDGICWQVRQLYGDTGLPGRFLLQARGARGPVDVVVGETDYQGFAILYLERARQLSVKLYARSLPVSESFLSVFEQRVQGANLTEDHILFFPKYGFCEAADQFHVLDGEWAAPVGRCGRGLAARGSLLDGSRLCCRSEEVRPAAALHQASSQGPGGAALATPLLSGGLSPVRS
- the C8G gene encoding complement component C8 gamma chain isoform X2 codes for the protein MLPPRTASLLTLLLAVGSLGQRVQRPPRPPSPISTIQPKANFDAQRFSGTWFLVAVASACRSLQEQGHRAEASTLHVTPQGAAMAVSTLRKLDGICWQVRQLYGDTGLPGRFLLQARGARGPVDVVVGETDYQGFAILYLERARQLSVKLYARSLPVSESFLSVFEQRVQGANLTEDHILFFPKYGFCEAADQFHVLDEVRR
- the FBXW5 gene encoding F-box/WD repeat-containing protein 5, whose amino-acid sequence is MDEGGLPLLPDSLVYQIFLNLGPADVLAAGLVCHQWQAVSRDEFLWREQFYRYYQVARNVPRHPAATSWYEEFRRLYDTVPCVEVQTLEEHTDQVLHLSFSHSGYQFASCSKDCTVKIWNNDLTISLLHSADMRPYNWSYTQFSQFNQDDSLLLASGVFLGPHNSSSGEIAVISLDTFALLSRVRNKPYDVFGCWLTDTSLISGNLHRIGDITSCSVLWLNNAFQDVESENVNVVKRLFKIQNLNASTIRTVMVADCSRFDSPELLLDAGAPGAGPGCVFDLSSDSEDQAVNPGPARAKGLRRVLEGRAQPQPSECALETKAAELLAQSHTKPPERSTAAAGNKLLIFTTGCFTYSPHQIGIKQILPHQMTTAGPVLGEGRGSDAFFDALDHVIDVHGHIIGMGLSPDNRYLYVNSRAWPRGSVVADPMQPPPIAEEIDLLVFDLKTMREVKRALRAHRAYTPNDECFFIFLDVSRDFVASGAEDRHGYIWDRHYNICLAKLRHQDVVNSVVFSPQEQELLLTASDDATIKAWRSPRTVRVHQAPRPRPRPFFSWFASQRR